The following proteins are encoded in a genomic region of Arachis stenosperma cultivar V10309 chromosome 4, arast.V10309.gnm1.PFL2, whole genome shotgun sequence:
- the LOC130973284 gene encoding dirigent protein 16-like, translated as MLIRSLFTASMAMLITVAQWEVIGVSAIDPIPATGKEAMIELYMHDLQGGSSPTARPVTGLLGNIYSGQVPFAMPIGFNIPQGQTAVPNANGALPTVNGVFGIPLGTGLAGTSFAGDSSNNNNQNNAQLQLGPDGLGLGFGTITVIDDVLTAQPELGSQIVGKAQGVYVASSADGSRQMMTFTALFEGGEYGDSLNFYGLYKIGSAMSQLSVIGGTGKFKNASGFAELRALIPPGQVSTDGAETLLRITVHLNY; from the coding sequence ATGTTGATAAGATCATTATTTACAGCTTCAATGGCAATGTTAATTACCGTTGCTCAATGGGAAGTGATTGGTGTATCCGCAATTGACCCGATTCCAGCCACAGGAAAAGAAGCAATGATTGAGTTGTACATGCATGACCTTCAAGGAGGAAGCAGCCCAACAGCTAGGCCGGTTACCGGCTTGCTGGGCAACATTTACAGCGGGCAAGTGCCTTTTGCGATGCCAATAGGATTCAACATCCCGCAAGGTCAGACTGCTGTCCCCAATGCCAATGGTGCTCTTCCAACTGTCAACGGAGTATTCGGGATCCCACTTGGAACCGGCTTGGCTGGTACGAGCTTTGCAGGAGACTCAAGCAACAATAACAACCAGAATAATGCTCAGTTGCAGTTAGGACCTGATGGTTTGGGACTTGGTTTCGGCACAATCACTGTAATTGATGATGTTTTAACGGCTCAACCAGAGCTGGGGTCACAAATAGTTGGGAAAGCTCAAGGAGTGTACGTGGCGAGTTCGGCAGATGGGAGTAGACAGATGATGACATTTACCGCCTTGTTCGAAGGAGGGGAGTATGGAGACAGCCTTAACTTCTATGGCCTGTACAAGATAGGGAGCGCCATGTCGCAGTTATCAGTGATCGGGGGCACAGGGAAGTTCAAGAACGCAAGCGGTTTTGCAGAGCTCAGAGCTCTTATCCCCCCAGGACAGGTTTCCACTGATGGAGCAGAGACATTGCTAAGGATCACTGTCCATTTGAACTACTAA
- the LOC130974491 gene encoding pyrophosphate--fructose 6-phosphate 1-phosphotransferase subunit beta 1-like, protein MTVRLVLYFVSLLQNVSEIFIVKCKYVELNSDYIYPYRNQGGFDMICSGRDKIETPEQFKQAEETTKKLDLDGLVVIGGDDSNTNACLLAENFRSKNLKTRVIGCPKTIDGDLKCKEVPTSFGFDTACKIYSEMIGNVMVDARSTGKYYHFVRLMGRAASHITLECALQTHPNITIIGEEVAAKKLTLKNVTDYIVDVICKRAAVNYNYGVILIPEGLIDFIPEVQQLIAELNEILAHDIVDEGGLWKKKLTDQSLKLFEFLPQAIQEQLMLERDPHGNVQVAKIETEKMLIQMAETELEKRKQEGKYRGEFRGQSHFFGYSIKFRHHYFELYINSNSNICKFKPVIKKAMVELQGAPFKKFASLRDEWALKNCYVSPGPIQFSGPGSDAVSHTLRLELESQA, encoded by the exons ATGACTGTAAGATTGGTCTTGTATTTTGTCAGTTTGTTGCAGAATGTATCAGAAATCTTCATT GTAAAATGCAAATACGTTGAACTCAACTCGGACTATATTTATCCTTATAGAAATCAG GGTGGCTTTGACATGATTTGCAGTGGGAGGGACAAGATTGAAACTCCAGAGCAG TTCAAACAAGCTGAAGAAACAACAAAGAAGCTAGACTTGGATGGGCTTGTTGTTATTGGTGGAGATGACTCAAACACAAATGCATGCCTACTTGCTGAGAACTTCAG AAGCAAAAATCTGAAGACTCGCGTGATTGGATGTCCTAAAACTATTGATGGTGATTTAAAGTGCAAAGAAGTTCCTACCAGTTTTGGTTTTGATACCGCATGCAAG ATATACTCTGAAATGATTGGAAATGTTATGGTAGATGCCCGATCAACAGGAAAATATTACCATT TTGTGCGGCTTATGGGGCGTGCAGCTTCACACATTACACTGGAATGTGCTTTACAAACCCACCCAAACATTACTATTATTGGAGAAGAG GTTGCTGCCAAGAAGTTGACACTGAAAAATGTCACAGACTATATTGTAGATGTTATTTGTAAAAGAGCTGCAGTTAATTACAATTATGGGGTCATTCTTATCCCTGAAGGTTTAATTGATTTCATTCCTGAG GTCCAGCAACTTATTGCAGAACTAAATGAAATTCTGGCCCATGATATTGTGGATGAGGGTGGATTATGGAAGAAGAAACTCACTGATCAGTCACTGAAGCTTTTTGAATTCTTACCTCAAGCAATTCAAGAGCAATTGATGCTTGAAAGGGATCCACATGGAAATGTTCAG GTTGCCAAGATAGAAACAGAGAAAATGCTTATTCAAATGGCTGAAACTGAGTTGGAGAAGAGAAAGCAAGAGGGAAAATATAGAGGCGAATTTAGAGGGCAATCTCACTTTTTCGGGTATTCTATCAAATTTCGGCATcattattttgaattatatataaattctaATTCGAATATAT GTAAGTTCAAGCCCGTGATCAAGAAGGCAATGGTAGAGCTTCAAG GGGCacccttcaaaaagtttgcctcCTTGAGGGATGAGTGGGCCCTAAAAAATTGCTACGTCAGTCCAG GTCCAATTCAATTCTCTGGTCCGGGATCTGATGCAGTTAGTCACACCCTTCGTTTGGAGCTTGAATCACAAGCTTGA